From a single bacterium genomic region:
- a CDS encoding phosphate ABC transporter substrate-binding protein, with translation MMGLAATVTALLVALPGAAGAVDPDGAAGVIVVAHPAVSVAEVSGADLKSLFLGKTTSWSDGSPARTAMLTDGPALDEFLKRYIKKAPSHFGLYWKKAVYTGTGTPPAEYRTEAELIDYVTRTPGAIGFVSTDADVDGVRVIAVK, from the coding sequence ATGATGGGGCTGGCCGCGACCGTCACGGCGCTTCTGGTCGCGCTCCCCGGCGCGGCCGGCGCGGTGGATCCCGACGGCGCGGCCGGTGTCATCGTCGTCGCGCACCCGGCCGTCTCGGTCGCTGAGGTCAGCGGCGCCGACCTAAAGAGCCTTTTCCTGGGCAAGACCACCTCGTGGAGCGACGGAAGCCCGGCCAGGACCGCCATGCTGACCGATGGTCCCGCGCTCGATGAGTTCCTGAAGCGCTACATCAAGAAGGCACCGAGCCACTTCGGCCTCTATTGGAAGAAGGCCGTCTACACCGGGACCGGCACGCCGCCAGCGGAGTACAGGACTGAGGCCGAATTGATCGACTACGTCACCAGGACCCCCGGAGCGATCGGGTTCGTATCGACGGACGCCGACGTCGATGGCGTCCGGGTCATCGCGGTCAAATGA
- a CDS encoding Fic family protein gives MHSLTPAYLEGLRFSALQLETLNRIGEYQGKQVLYADRMPEVLRTMRRIAQIESAESSNRIEGIRAPRKRIQGIVIEHTTPDNRSEQEIAGYRDVLALIHESATDMEVTANVIRQLHAVMYRYLPQPGGTWKMADNEIVERDSTGALRVRFKPVPAVATPQAMDDLASGLRRALYAEERPSLVVAPLVVLDFLCIHPFADGNGRLSRLLTLLLLYRAGHQVGRYISLERVTEESKETYPEALDRSSRGWHEGRHDPHPWLDYFWGVMLRAYGEFTERVGELNRGAGGKAAFVRDAVARMVGPFTLADLKTECPGVSLPTIKRELGAMRDEGLVLLDGRGRGARWRRVS, from the coding sequence GTGCACTCCCTGACGCCTGCCTACCTGGAGGGACTGCGGTTTTCTGCTTTGCAGCTTGAGACCCTGAACCGCATCGGCGAGTACCAGGGCAAGCAGGTTCTCTATGCAGACCGCATGCCCGAGGTGCTCAGAACGATGCGCAGGATCGCCCAGATCGAGTCGGCCGAGTCGTCCAACCGGATCGAGGGAATCCGGGCGCCGCGCAAACGCATCCAGGGCATCGTGATCGAACACACCACGCCGGACAATCGGTCGGAACAGGAGATCGCCGGCTACCGCGACGTTCTGGCTCTGATCCACGAGTCGGCCACCGACATGGAAGTGACCGCAAACGTCATCCGCCAACTTCATGCGGTCATGTATCGATACCTGCCGCAGCCGGGGGGCACTTGGAAGATGGCGGACAACGAGATCGTCGAACGCGATTCCACCGGTGCGCTGCGCGTGAGATTCAAGCCTGTGCCGGCCGTGGCCACGCCCCAGGCCATGGACGATCTGGCCTCTGGTTTGCGCCGCGCGTTGTACGCGGAAGAGCGCCCCAGTCTGGTCGTGGCACCTCTGGTCGTTCTGGACTTCCTGTGCATCCATCCCTTCGCCGATGGCAACGGCCGGCTGTCGCGGCTGCTGACCCTGCTTCTGCTCTACAGGGCAGGTCACCAGGTGGGCAGATATATCAGTCTTGAGCGTGTCACTGAGGAATCGAAAGAGACGTACCCCGAGGCGCTCGACCGAAGTTCGCGGGGATGGCATGAGGGCCGCCACGATCCGCATCCCTGGCTGGACTACTTCTGGGGCGTCATGCTGAGGGCCTACGGCGAGTTCACCGAGCGCGTCGGCGAACTGAACCGCGGAGCCGGCGGCAAGGCCGCCTTCGTTCGCGATGCGGTCGCGCGCATGGTCGGTCCATTCACATTGGCGGACCTCAAGACAGAATGCCCGGGCGTCAGTCTGCCGACGATCAAGCGGGAACTGGGTGCCATGCGGGACGAAGGTCTGGTGCTGCTGGACGGCCGGGGACGAGGGGCCCGGTGGCGTCGCGTGTCGTGA
- a CDS encoding ATP-binding protein yields MTPSTYIPRFIQERVEEALTDTPVVLIHGPRQSGKTTLARHVGQEKGFAYYSFDDVGVRSAAQDDPAGFVAGLPERVILDEVQRVPELFSTIKLAVDRDRRPGRFILTGSANILMIPRVSDSLAGRMEIISLHPLSRCEILGRKSGFIDDLFAGVGLMHQANRLGNGIAEIVAAGGYPAALSRTNERRRTDWYSEYVETIAKRDIKDLARIREIEVLPQIMALAAAQAAQLFNLAELASPFRLSRPTIGDYVTLLEQVFLIQRLPSWHSNRLSRLIKAPKLHVGDTGVACAVLNHSAAALCEDRPLLGHLLETWVVQELRRQASWSAERIQLHHFRTKEGAEVDAVLERAGRQIAGVEVKLSGTVVAKDFRGLKMLREAVGSRFTAGVVLYDGEVSIPFGEGLFAVPLSQLWSEKT; encoded by the coding sequence ATGACCCCATCGACCTACATTCCGAGATTCATCCAGGAGCGGGTCGAGGAAGCCCTGACCGATACTCCGGTCGTTCTCATCCACGGCCCGCGCCAGAGCGGCAAGACGACGCTGGCCCGCCACGTGGGACAGGAGAAGGGATTCGCCTACTACAGTTTCGACGACGTCGGCGTCCGTTCGGCCGCGCAGGATGACCCGGCCGGATTCGTCGCCGGGCTTCCCGAGCGGGTCATCCTGGACGAAGTCCAGAGGGTTCCGGAGCTCTTCTCGACGATCAAGCTCGCCGTCGATCGCGACCGCAGGCCCGGGCGCTTCATCCTGACCGGCTCGGCAAACATCCTGATGATCCCCAGGGTGTCCGACTCCCTTGCCGGACGGATGGAGATCATCAGTCTGCATCCGTTGTCCCGCTGCGAGATTCTGGGTCGGAAGTCAGGGTTCATCGACGATCTCTTCGCCGGCGTGGGCTTGATGCACCAGGCCAATCGCCTCGGTAATGGGATTGCGGAGATCGTCGCTGCCGGAGGCTACCCGGCCGCGCTGTCCCGCACGAACGAGCGCAGGCGGACCGATTGGTACAGCGAATATGTCGAGACCATCGCCAAGAGGGACATCAAGGACCTCGCGCGCATCCGGGAGATCGAGGTCCTGCCCCAGATCATGGCGCTGGCCGCGGCCCAGGCCGCTCAACTGTTCAATCTGGCCGAGCTCGCCAGCCCATTCCGTCTGAGCAGGCCGACGATAGGCGACTACGTGACGCTGCTTGAGCAGGTCTTCCTGATCCAGCGGTTGCCCTCGTGGCACAGCAACCGGCTCAGCCGACTGATCAAGGCGCCGAAGCTCCACGTGGGGGACACGGGTGTCGCCTGCGCTGTCTTGAACCATTCAGCCGCGGCGCTTTGCGAAGACCGGCCCTTGCTCGGTCACCTGCTCGAGACCTGGGTGGTCCAGGAACTCCGGCGGCAGGCAAGCTGGAGCGCGGAGCGGATCCAGTTGCATCATTTCCGGACCAAGGAGGGCGCCGAAGTCGATGCTGTCCTCGAACGCGCTGGACGACAGATCGCGGGAGTCGAAGTCAAGCTATCTGGAACCGTCGTGGCGAAGGATTTCCGGGGCTTGAAGATGTTGCGGGAAGCCGTCGGCAGCCGCTTCACGGCCGGTGTCGTGCTGTACGATGGAGAGGTCTCCATTCCGTTTGGGGAGGGGCTTTTCGCCGTGCCGCTCAGTCAGCTCTGGAGCGAGAAGACGTGA
- a CDS encoding type II toxin-antitoxin system Phd/YefM family antitoxin, which yields MKIPEIIPVSDLRQDAAAILRRLQGSDDPLVVTQRGRAIAVIQSVDAYERAENERRLLRLLAAGEQELAAGQGVSLGAVLKEADALLDGGDG from the coding sequence ATGAAGATCCCGGAAATCATTCCCGTCTCGGACCTACGACAGGACGCGGCGGCCATTCTCAGGCGACTGCAGGGGTCGGACGATCCCCTCGTCGTCACGCAGAGGGGACGCGCCATCGCGGTGATCCAAAGCGTGGACGCCTACGAAAGGGCGGAAAACGAGCGCCGATTGCTGCGACTTCTGGCTGCGGGCGAACAGGAGCTGGCGGCGGGCCAGGGGGTCAGCCTGGGGGCGGTGCTTAAAGAGGCGGACGCATTGCTTGATGGTGGTGACGGTTGA
- the mazF gene encoding endoribonuclease MazF gives MVEPRRRSGYVPARGDIVWLQFDPQAGHEQAGRRPALVVSPSAYNGRVGLALFCPLTTSIKGYPFEVAVQVNGKVDGAILADQVECLDWRARRARKFGEIPDEILAEVLGKIATLVTWRDER, from the coding sequence GTGGTAGAGCCCCGGCGTCGATCGGGGTACGTTCCGGCCCGGGGGGACATCGTCTGGCTTCAGTTCGACCCGCAAGCCGGCCATGAGCAGGCCGGGCGCCGCCCGGCGCTCGTCGTTTCTCCCTCCGCCTACAACGGCCGCGTCGGCCTCGCCTTGTTCTGCCCTCTGACGACCAGCATCAAGGGCTATCCGTTCGAGGTGGCTGTGCAGGTGAACGGCAAGGTGGACGGGGCAATCCTGGCGGACCAGGTCGAGTGCCTGGATTGGCGGGCCCGGCGGGCGCGCAAGTTCGGCGAGATTCCGGATGAGATCCTGGCCGAGGTGCTGGGCAAGATCGCGACGCTGGTCACCTGGCGCGACGAGCGCTGA
- a CDS encoding AbrB/MazE/SpoVT family DNA-binding domain-containing protein, whose translation MRTKVQKWGNSLGLRIPKAFAEDIRVADGTPVEMTMVDGQLIVRVAEDREWSLDGLLAGVRPDNLHAEVDTGGPVGGESW comes from the coding sequence GTGCGTACCAAGGTTCAGAAGTGGGGCAACAGCCTGGGGTTGCGAATCCCCAAGGCCTTTGCCGAAGACATCCGGGTTGCCGACGGCACGCCGGTGGAGATGACGATGGTCGACGGCCAGCTGATCGTCCGCGTTGCCGAGGATCGCGAATGGTCCCTGGACGGACTGCTGGCCGGGGTCAGGCCGGACAACCTGCACGCGGAGGTCGACACGGGTGGGCCGGTCGGCGGTGAGTCGTGGTAG